Part of the Brassica oleracea var. oleracea cultivar TO1000 chromosome C8, BOL, whole genome shotgun sequence genome is shown below.
AACACCAAAATGTATAAAGATTTAAAAGATAAAATAAATATAAAATGAGAAACGAACCAAGAACTAATGGTTTAAACTCGATTTCTCGTTGTTTGATTATTAGACCAAAGGCCTACTCTCTTCGTCGCCTTCCTTCTCAGACTTCACCAGCTCCAACTTCCGGGTTTTTTGACCCGAATTCGAAAGTTTCGGATTCCGGTTTGGATTGGGATCCGGAACCATCTTCAGAATAATGCCCATAGAGATGAGTAACAATCCCGTACCGTGCTGCTCCGTTAAAGGCTTTGTGAATATCAAGTAAGATAGAAGCAACGTTACCGCTTTTCTCGCCGTCGTTATCTGTTCCCATACGCACAAAAACAAAATTAAAAAGTATAACTATTACATGCAAATAAAAATTAAAGTAATACGTTACATTAAATTTTACAAGACTCTTTTTGATCAAACTAATTTATAAGATTCAAGATCGATAAAAAAACATAGAAACGGACAAACACGTTCATATTAGAAAACAAGATTAAAGTAGAATTACCATAGCGGTTGTTGCTGCGCCAAAGAGCGCAATGAGGGATAGAACCGAGACTTGTCCCACAAATGTAGCCATGGCTTCGAACACCAACACTCCATACACATACGGATGCTACCAAAAAGACAATTAAGACCGCTTAGTTAACTAGTTATATTAGTCAATAGTTACTGTATAAGGACACATACAATTCATGTGGTAAACACACTACATTTTCTATCTTGACATTTAAGTTAGGTGGTAAGAAAATATTTGAATATTAAAGGTGGTTCGTCCACTATTAATCTACAAAATTAGCTGTGGATTTTTTTGTGTATTAAGGTCTATAAACACTACATTTCATAATGTATAATGTACAATTTCATATTATATATCGCTTACTTGAGCACATGAAGTCCAAGCTCGGAAAAGCTCTCCGGTAAGAATCATTGGTGCAATCAAAAACGGTAAACCAACTACTGTTGAACAGAACAACATCTCCATCTACCATCACAAAGAGCACAAAATACCGTTAAAAGTTATTCGACAAAAAAAGTATGTAAAGAGGAGAAGTGCAATTGTTTTACTTGTGTTGTGTCAGGATTCAATGTGAAGATGGCTTCTTGCAAGTTACCAAGAAAGGCATCCATAACGAGTGCGCCTGAGATCATCATAACCCCAATGATGCTGAAGTTAGGGGAGGTATGGGCATCGGCTAATGTGAATAAGATTAAACCGATCACAAGTAGCATAGCAGATATGTACTCATGGACCGGGTATCTTCTTCTTAACCCCGGTATAAATGCACCCATTACCATAACCGGCAAAACCTGGAGAAAGATGAAGTAATCAATGGCTAGAGATATTGAGAGATGCATTAAGAAATTGTGAGTTTTTCTTTCTTTTTATCATATCTTGTATGCATTGAAACAAATTGAATATGATTTCAGACCATTAATTACTAACAATCTAATAATATTAGGACCACAAATAAAGCCTAGCTATGCCCTGCATTCAACAAATTTGATCCTAGAGATTACTCCACATACTCCAAAGACTCTCGGGAGTGTACCAAAATTTGATCAAAAATAAAATGTTACACTAATATATTTTTTTTTTTGCTAAAGTATAAATATCATTTCAGAAATGAACTAAGGTTTACAAGATATGATTAACACACTGAAATACCTCTTTTACCAACAAAAAAAAAAAACTGCGAGACCTCTAAATTTGATTCCCCAGCAAAAAAAAAGTTAAAAACTAATATTTACCTTAGTGGATTTGAACATGATTTGAGCAGGCTAATTGAGATAAGCCAATGAGCCTTTGGTGAGACCATGAGATCCCATAAGAACAGCAGAGAGCTTCACGTAAGTCTTCCATGGATTCACCATTTGCTTTGTGTTGAAGCCATTTAGGTAAATCATTACAATGTACACTAGTCCTTGCACAAACGTGAAATACCATCCATAACTGCAACGTGCACACATTATAATTTAATTATTATAGTTTTTTTATTTTATTTATATAATATTGGACATTTTAAAATACCTGAATTTGAGCCGGTTGTACACATATTCCTGCAAATGTGAGAATTAATAAAATAGAGTTTATTAAAAATTCCGAAGTTTAGTCAGATAAGGATTAAGTTTATTTTTTGAAACTTATATATAAGGATTAAGTGTATGGCTGCTAATTATCATTCGGGTTACAACGTTGATGTTTAGGTATTAAGCAAATACAGAATCTCAAGTGAAAAAGGAAAAAAATGACACAAAATCTGGAGAAATTAGTATAATATATGGTACTAATGGAATGAATATCGGAATTAAAATGAAAAATTGCATGCCAGATTTTTTTGCCTTTGTTTCCGGCTAGAAATTCTGTGCTAATGAAATATTTTTAGAATAACACCGAAATCTTCTCTAATCGTTGGAATTTCTCGAGATTATATCATGAAAAAAAAAATCCAGAAAAAATCATTAACAAGGATTCAAACCTCACAGACGCCATTAACAAGGTAACCGAAGAAGAATCCAGAGGAACATATAAGAAATTGTTGCCATCTTGGTTTATCAGAAAGACTTATTCCAAACAGTGACCTCATTTGTTCTTCGCTGTTCTTCATGATCTTAACTGAGAGAGAGAGAAAACTAATTAAAACAAATACGAAAGTTACAGAAATCAAATTGAAAATTTGATTTATTTACTATAAAGATTAGGGATTTGTCGAAAAAGTGGACGAAGAGTCAGTGATATTGACAAGTAGATGAAGAAAGGTATATAAATCAAATGAAGAGAGAACAAAAATAAATTTTCTTTTGGAACTTTTTCTTCTTTTGCATGCGCTCTCTAACTTAACGCTCACGAACTTTGTGACTTTTTAAAAGTCTATTCCTCTCTTAAATTGCTCTCATTAAATACCACTATTGGGAACAGAGATTAAAGGTCTAATTGTCCCCTTCTTTTGTTCTT
Proteins encoded:
- the LOC106310622 gene encoding LOW QUALITY PROTEIN: UDP-galactose/UDP-glucose transporter 4 (The sequence of the model RefSeq protein was modified relative to this genomic sequence to represent the inferred CDS: substituted 1 base at 1 genomic stop codon), with protein sequence MKNSEEQMRSLFGISLSDKPRWQQFLICSSGFFFGYLVNGVCEEYVYNRLKFSYGWYFTFVQGLVYIVMIYLNGFNTKQMVNPWKTYVKLSAVLMGSHGLTKGSLAYLNXPAQIMFKSTKVLPVMVMGAFIPGLRRRYPVHEYISAMLLVIGLILFTLADAHTSPNFSIIGVMMISGALVMDAFLGNLQEAIFTLNPDTTQMEMLFCSTVVGLPFLIAPMILTGELFRAWTSCAQHPYVYGVLVFEAMATFVGQVSVLSLIALFGAATTAMITTARKAVTLLLSYLIFTKPLTEQHGTGLLLISMGIILKMVPDPNPNRNPKLSNSGQKTRKLELVKSEKEGDEESRPLV